A region from the Thermoanaerobaculia bacterium genome encodes:
- a CDS encoding integron integrase, protein MTQISPDPAAGPRLLDRLTFEARRRRLALRTERAYRAWARRYILFHGKRHPSELGAEAVSEFLTALAVDLGVAAATQNQALAALLFLYREVLGLELGPLPEATRASRPKRLPVVLSRDEARQLVAQFAGVERLVVLLLYGGGLRLLEVLRLRVKDLDFDRHEITVRSGKGDRDRRTMLPAIAALELRPHLEVVRRWHQRDLASGFGRVELPGALARKLPNATAEWPWQWVFPSIRFATDPRSGESRRHHLFPERIQRAVSKAARAAGIAKRVTCHTLRHSFATHLLEAGYDIRTVQELLGHRQVSTTMIYTHVLNKGGLGVRSPLDAP, encoded by the coding sequence ATGACCCAGATCTCGCCCGACCCTGCCGCCGGACCGCGCCTTCTCGATCGCCTGACTTTCGAAGCCCGCCGGCGGAGGCTCGCGCTGCGCACCGAAAGGGCCTACCGCGCCTGGGCGCGGCGCTACATCCTCTTCCATGGCAAGCGCCATCCGTCCGAGCTCGGAGCGGAGGCGGTGTCGGAGTTCCTGACCGCTCTTGCCGTCGACCTCGGCGTGGCCGCCGCGACCCAGAATCAGGCTCTCGCCGCGCTGCTCTTCCTCTACCGCGAAGTCCTCGGCCTCGAGCTCGGGCCACTCCCCGAAGCGACACGAGCCAGCCGCCCGAAACGCCTGCCGGTCGTGCTGTCGCGAGACGAGGCGCGGCAACTCGTCGCTCAATTCGCCGGAGTCGAGCGTCTGGTGGTGCTCCTTCTCTACGGCGGTGGGCTCAGGTTGCTCGAGGTGCTGCGCCTGAGGGTAAAGGACCTCGACTTCGATCGTCACGAGATCACGGTGCGTTCAGGGAAGGGAGACCGCGATCGCCGGACGATGCTCCCCGCCATCGCTGCGCTCGAGCTCCGGCCCCATCTGGAGGTCGTGCGCCGATGGCATCAGCGGGATCTCGCGTCCGGGTTCGGGCGAGTCGAGCTCCCCGGCGCCCTGGCGCGCAAGCTCCCCAATGCGACGGCGGAGTGGCCCTGGCAGTGGGTCTTCCCTTCGATCAGATTTGCGACGGACCCGAGATCCGGCGAAAGCCGCCGCCATCATCTCTTCCCGGAGCGCATCCAGCGCGCCGTCAGCAAGGCTGCGAGAGCCGCAGGAATCGCCAAACGAGTCACCTGCCACACCCTTCGCCACAGCTTCGCCACCCACCTCCTCGAAGCCGGCTACGACATCCGCACCGTCCAGGAGCTCCTCGGCCATCGCCAGGTCTCGACTACCATGATCTACACCCACGTCCTCAACAAGGGAGGCCTCGGCGTCCGCAGCCCCCTCGACGCGCCATGA
- a CDS encoding prevent-host-death protein has protein sequence MRAIGIKAFKDKVSEYVKLASAGEIVLVTDRDRVVAELGPPLPGRATAVDDARLADLVRRGVLTPPLLRATAPPPSLPLLPLADILRGLDEDRSERSASAARKGPVAPARR, from the coding sequence ATGCGAGCCATCGGGATCAAGGCCTTCAAGGACAAAGTCAGCGAATACGTGAAGCTGGCGAGCGCCGGCGAGATCGTTCTGGTGACGGACCGGGACCGCGTCGTCGCGGAGCTCGGGCCGCCTCTCCCCGGGCGCGCGACGGCTGTCGACGATGCGCGTCTCGCCGACCTCGTCCGCCGCGGGGTCCTCACCCCGCCGCTCCTGCGCGCGACCGCGCCGCCGCCCTCGCTGCCCCTTCTGCCGCTGGCGGACATCCTGCGCGGACTCGATGAAGACCGCTCGGAAAGATCGGCGAGCGCCGCACGCAAAGGACCCGTCGCCCCGGCCCGGCGATGA
- a CDS encoding PIN domain-containing protein, protein MIYLDTSVALAQLLGEDRRPPETLWAETFVASRLLEYEIWNRLHRLDAARSHGEAARELLARVAFLELTPEVLGRALEPFPNPVRTLDALHLASADFLRTAGVRLEIATYDERMRDTAQAMEFALFGQL, encoded by the coding sequence ATGATCTATCTCGACACTTCGGTGGCGCTCGCGCAGCTTCTCGGCGAAGATCGTCGCCCGCCGGAGACCCTCTGGGCCGAGACCTTCGTCGCTTCGCGACTCCTCGAGTACGAGATCTGGAATCGCCTCCACCGGCTCGACGCGGCACGTTCGCACGGTGAGGCGGCACGGGAACTTCTGGCGCGAGTCGCTTTCCTCGAGTTGACCCCCGAGGTTCTGGGGCGAGCTCTCGAGCCTTTCCCGAACCCCGTCCGGACGCTCGACGCGCTCCATCTCGCGAGCGCCGACTTCCTGCGCACGGCAGGCGTCCGGCTCGAGATCGCCACCTACGACGAGCGCATGCGCGACACCGCCCAGGCGATGGAGTTCGCCCTCTTCGGCCAGCTCTGA
- the hflX gene encoding GTPase HflX, with translation MHLPGGPRRAYLVGVALPGLPSFEAEEHLAELAALADTAGVEVVGETVQARKSLDPKFFIGSGKAAEVAAKAVELKANLVIFDDDLSGGQVKNLEEVVKVQVMDRSGLILEIFDQRARSKEARTQVELARLQYLLPRLTRQWQHLSRQVGGIGVRGGEGESQLEADRRVIKRNITRLKRELEQIDRMRKEHRRGRSDVPVVALAGYTNAGKSTLFNRLTNDSTFAENRLFATLDSRLRRGALDRDGGLAVFADTVGFIRKLPHHLVASFRSTLDEIVQADLVLHVIDRSHPRWQEQKDVAEEVMKELGIDPANILEVHNKIDRLPAEERISRARAGLVSVSAQTGEGIPALQSKIARALGEKAHSRPETRGSAEYWEKLAVQQSIDLAAESAGTDALEDPTGRAPDEVREPAVLAQPVAPVTATAPAPVAPARTGPSRIGDSKPHTPRPRKRPR, from the coding sequence ATGCACCTGCCCGGCGGCCCGCGCCGCGCCTATCTGGTCGGTGTGGCGCTGCCGGGGCTGCCGTCGTTCGAGGCCGAGGAGCACCTCGCGGAGCTTGCCGCCCTGGCGGACACCGCGGGGGTCGAGGTCGTGGGCGAGACGGTGCAGGCCAGGAAGTCGCTCGACCCGAAGTTCTTCATCGGCTCGGGCAAGGCCGCCGAGGTGGCCGCCAAGGCCGTCGAGCTCAAAGCGAACCTGGTGATCTTCGACGACGACCTCTCGGGCGGGCAGGTCAAGAACCTCGAGGAGGTCGTGAAGGTCCAGGTGATGGACAGGAGCGGCCTGATCCTCGAGATCTTCGATCAGCGCGCCCGCAGCAAGGAGGCCCGCACCCAGGTCGAGCTCGCCCGCCTCCAGTACCTGCTGCCGCGCCTCACCCGGCAGTGGCAGCATCTGTCGCGCCAGGTCGGCGGCATCGGCGTCCGCGGCGGCGAGGGCGAATCGCAGCTCGAGGCCGACCGCCGGGTGATCAAGAGGAACATCACGCGCCTGAAGCGCGAGCTCGAGCAGATCGACCGCATGCGCAAGGAGCACCGGCGCGGGCGCTCGGACGTTCCGGTCGTGGCGCTCGCCGGCTACACCAACGCCGGCAAGTCGACGCTCTTCAATCGCCTGACGAACGACTCGACCTTCGCCGAGAACCGCCTCTTCGCGACCCTCGACTCGCGGCTGCGCCGCGGCGCGCTCGACCGCGACGGCGGCCTGGCGGTCTTCGCCGACACCGTCGGCTTCATCCGCAAGCTCCCGCATCATCTGGTGGCGTCCTTCCGCTCGACGCTCGACGAGATCGTTCAGGCGGATCTGGTGCTGCACGTCATCGACCGCAGCCACCCGCGCTGGCAGGAGCAGAAGGACGTCGCCGAGGAGGTCATGAAGGAGCTGGGCATCGACCCGGCGAACATCCTCGAAGTCCACAACAAGATCGACCGCCTGCCGGCCGAGGAGCGCATCTCCCGCGCCCGCGCCGGCCTGGTCTCGGTTTCGGCCCAGACCGGCGAGGGGATCCCGGCGTTGCAGTCGAAAATCGCCCGCGCCTTGGGCGAGAAGGCCCACTCCCGCCCGGAGACCCGCGGCAGCGCCGAGTACTGGGAGAAGCTCGCCGTCCAGCAGTCGATCGATCTCGCAGCCGAGAGCGCGGGAACGGATGCCCTCGAGGATCCGACGGGCCGCGCGCCCGACGAAGTCCGCGAGCCCGCCGTGCTCGCCCAGCCCGTGGCGCCGGTCACCGCCACCGCGCCTGCCCCGGTCGCGCCCGCCCGCACCGGTCCCAGCCGCATCGGCGACTCCAAGCCCCACACCCCGCGCCCGCGCAAACGCCCCCGCTGA
- a CDS encoding TlpA family protein disulfide reductase: MSENDDSTPGPAPAANLPTTPAPAATAAADPAPGPPAAPPAGGRLGRLSPQAKIALGLGTAIALALLLWPRSRAERKFEDGYLIDESGATVALAGELAPATLVHFWATWCPPCRQEIPSLLAFAGEVGDRRLKLVLVAVADERDRAVEFVGNPRYPVLFDPVWDVARRFRTTQLPETHLILDGKIAASFIGAADWHDAPTAVARRTVLARLADGAEGAKRPGQDGAAEAPR, from the coding sequence ATGAGCGAAAACGACGACTCGACGCCCGGTCCCGCGCCTGCCGCCAATCTCCCGACGACACCTGCGCCGGCAGCGACGGCAGCGGCCGATCCGGCACCCGGTCCGCCGGCCGCGCCACCCGCCGGAGGGCGGCTCGGCCGCCTCTCCCCGCAGGCGAAGATCGCGCTCGGCCTGGGGACCGCGATCGCGCTGGCACTTCTCCTCTGGCCGCGCTCGAGGGCCGAACGGAAGTTCGAGGACGGCTACCTGATCGACGAGAGCGGCGCGACCGTGGCGCTCGCGGGCGAGCTGGCTCCGGCGACGCTGGTGCACTTCTGGGCGACCTGGTGCCCCCCCTGTCGGCAGGAGATCCCGAGCCTGCTCGCCTTTGCCGGCGAAGTGGGCGACCGGCGCCTCAAGCTCGTCCTGGTGGCCGTCGCCGACGAGCGCGACCGCGCGGTCGAGTTCGTCGGCAATCCGCGCTACCCGGTGCTCTTCGATCCGGTCTGGGATGTCGCCCGCCGCTTCCGCACCACCCAGCTCCCCGAGACCCACCTGATCCTCGACGGCAAGATCGCAGCGAGCTTCATCGGCGCGGCCGACTGGCACGACGCGCCGACCGCCGTGGCCCGGCGCACCGTGCTCGCCCGCCTCGCGGACGGGGCCGAGGGGGCGAAGAGGCCGGGGCAGGACGGGGCCGCGGAAGCGCCCCGGTAG
- a CDS encoding ComF family protein yields MRPLLDLFDLLWPRHCLACGVPMRAGESRPASAAAEIDRPAAVSPGGWTRGGSAACGSPGICAGTLAGAPPLGLCPLCHGRLAAIDPLASCATCALPLAPATRPQRCGRCVADPPAFERLTALWRYESPLKEVVQAFKFGRLDFLGAHFARALGRVLADRQRTESDWQVPDLFVPLPLPWPRRLARGFNQTELLVGPLAREYDRPCPRALARSLFTPHQTGRKRAERARGAPFRVPDPGAVAGRSILLVDDVLTTGATVRGASAALRRAGARCVEVAVLGWTPLEVPPRES; encoded by the coding sequence ATGCGCCCGCTGCTCGACCTCTTCGACCTCCTGTGGCCCCGCCATTGCCTCGCCTGCGGTGTGCCGATGCGGGCCGGAGAAAGCCGCCCGGCCTCTGCTGCCGCCGAGATAGATCGGCCGGCCGCGGTTTCGCCGGGCGGCTGGACGCGCGGAGGTTCCGCGGCCTGTGGCAGCCCCGGGATCTGCGCGGGCACTCTGGCGGGCGCTCCGCCGCTCGGACTCTGCCCGCTCTGCCATGGCCGCCTGGCCGCCATCGATCCGCTGGCGAGCTGCGCGACCTGCGCCCTGCCGCTCGCCCCGGCCACGCGCCCGCAGCGCTGCGGGCGCTGCGTCGCCGATCCGCCGGCCTTCGAGCGCCTCACCGCCCTCTGGCGCTACGAGAGCCCCTTGAAGGAGGTCGTGCAGGCGTTCAAGTTCGGCCGGCTCGACTTCCTCGGCGCCCATTTCGCGCGGGCTCTGGGCCGGGTGCTGGCCGACCGGCAGCGCACCGAGAGCGACTGGCAGGTGCCCGATCTCTTCGTTCCGCTCCCCCTTCCCTGGCCCCGCCGCCTGGCGCGCGGCTTCAACCAGACGGAGCTCCTCGTCGGCCCGCTTGCCCGGGAGTACGACCGCCCCTGTCCGCGAGCGCTCGCGCGCAGCCTCTTCACGCCTCACCAGACCGGGCGCAAGCGCGCCGAGCGGGCCCGCGGCGCGCCGTTCCGCGTGCCCGACCCCGGCGCTGTCGCCGGGCGGTCGATCCTGCTCGTCGACGATGTGCTGACCACCGGTGCAACGGTGCGCGGCGCGAGCGCCGCCCTGCGTCGCGCCGGCGCCCGGTGTGTCGAAGTCGCGGTCCTCGGCTGGACACCGCTCGAGGTTCCGCCCCGGGAGAGCTGA
- a CDS encoding carboxypeptidase regulatory-like domain-containing protein codes for MGSLPIFPHRSATAIFATLTLLALARPASAETLGLEGRVVLNQSPVSEARVYAYQLVEKSLHKVLTDGSGKFLFEALPAGIYKLIAHKAGLQPAIQLLQRDAADAPQFVELELSEEAAADLTDFWSVRSAIPSDVLRDITAPFEIAGGAGAPSPSDTPELANLVLGDGSGADSRLLAEVSALSGVHDVTPNASARLTGANVGLKGKVGAVKLTMQGDFQSFQNELAAQSSSGVGVDGQTHSLSFNVQTPGQGDFDISSSSNKLTMMDDTYTTPVEASQLFFRWNRPVGESGTTSVKASLIEESGLYNRAWIDPLGLPVASRTLRVEGDYARKFESLGDLRAGLRYRESSGAYARRLSGTDSALLATQSLDAFGDGGWQASSKVLVQYGLFTTMTDGSIAITPRGGVVLQMGPLWQTSLTAAHRVVSQDDLVSDDFLPVVLDGTMTCGETESACYQMSVMRSSGVDSQLALGASYRELDETVRMYFNGNFFESSEGIFLVPGDRLPQVHASLRQRISPGIVTKVSASVAEGGGGVFQSVNRRYYENQVSMISSGIDATFERTSTGVYLTYQLLDQQLAAVGRTSSSLVDPATDMQRLDLVVSQNLSAVWDLAQDWAVHVGMGLARGASFFHSDVDTEAIQRRVVTGVAVRF; via the coding sequence ATGGGTTCCTTACCCATTTTCCCCCATCGAAGCGCGACGGCGATTTTCGCCACGCTGACGCTGCTCGCGCTCGCGCGACCGGCGAGCGCCGAGACCCTGGGCCTCGAGGGGCGCGTCGTCCTCAACCAGTCGCCGGTTTCCGAAGCCCGCGTCTACGCCTATCAGCTGGTCGAGAAGTCGCTGCACAAAGTCCTCACCGACGGCAGCGGCAAGTTCCTCTTCGAGGCTCTCCCGGCCGGCATCTACAAGCTCATCGCGCACAAGGCCGGTTTGCAGCCTGCGATCCAGCTGCTGCAGCGGGACGCCGCCGACGCGCCGCAGTTCGTCGAGCTCGAGCTCTCGGAAGAGGCCGCCGCCGATCTCACCGACTTCTGGAGCGTGCGCTCGGCGATTCCGAGCGACGTGCTGCGCGACATCACGGCACCGTTCGAGATCGCGGGCGGCGCCGGCGCCCCTTCCCCTTCCGACACCCCGGAGCTCGCCAACCTCGTCCTCGGCGACGGCTCGGGCGCCGATTCGCGCCTCCTCGCCGAGGTCTCGGCGCTCTCCGGCGTGCACGACGTCACCCCGAATGCGAGCGCCCGGCTCACCGGCGCGAACGTCGGGCTCAAAGGCAAGGTCGGCGCGGTCAAGCTCACCATGCAGGGCGACTTCCAGAGCTTCCAAAACGAGCTCGCCGCCCAGTCGAGCTCCGGGGTCGGCGTCGACGGACAGACCCATTCGCTGTCGTTCAACGTTCAGACGCCGGGGCAGGGCGACTTCGACATCTCTTCGAGCAGCAACAAGCTCACGATGATGGACGACACCTACACCACTCCGGTCGAGGCGTCGCAGCTGTTCTTCCGCTGGAACCGGCCGGTGGGCGAGAGCGGCACGACCTCGGTCAAGGCGTCGCTCATCGAAGAGAGCGGCCTCTACAACCGGGCGTGGATCGATCCGCTCGGCCTGCCGGTCGCTTCACGGACGCTGCGGGTCGAGGGCGATTATGCGCGGAAGTTCGAGAGCCTCGGCGATCTGCGGGCCGGCCTGCGCTACCGCGAGAGCTCCGGCGCCTATGCCCGGCGCCTTTCCGGCACGGATAGCGCCCTCCTCGCCACCCAATCCCTCGACGCCTTCGGCGACGGCGGCTGGCAGGCGAGCTCGAAGGTGCTGGTCCAGTATGGGCTGTTCACCACGATGACCGACGGCTCCATCGCGATCACGCCGCGCGGCGGCGTCGTGCTGCAGATGGGCCCGCTCTGGCAGACCTCCCTCACCGCCGCCCACCGCGTGGTGTCGCAGGACGACCTGGTGAGCGACGACTTCCTGCCCGTCGTCCTCGACGGCACGATGACCTGCGGCGAGACCGAATCGGCCTGCTACCAGATGTCGGTCATGCGCTCCTCCGGCGTCGACAGCCAGCTCGCGCTCGGCGCCTCCTACCGCGAGCTCGACGAGACGGTCCGGATGTACTTCAACGGCAACTTCTTCGAGAGCAGCGAGGGCATCTTCCTCGTTCCCGGCGACCGCCTGCCGCAGGTCCACGCTTCGCTGCGCCAGCGGATCTCTCCCGGAATCGTCACCAAAGTCTCTGCGAGCGTCGCCGAGGGCGGTGGCGGGGTCTTCCAGTCGGTCAACCGGCGCTATTACGAGAATCAGGTCTCGATGATCTCGTCGGGCATCGACGCGACCTTCGAGCGCACCTCCACCGGGGTCTACCTCACCTACCAGCTCCTCGATCAGCAGCTCGCGGCGGTCGGCCGGACGTCGAGCAGCCTTGTCGACCCGGCGACCGACATGCAGCGGCTCGACCTCGTCGTCAGCCAGAACCTCTCCGCTGTCTGGGACTTGGCCCAGGACTGGGCGGTTCACGTCGGAATGGGGCTCGCCCGCGGCGCGTCTTTCTTCCACTCGGACGTCGACACCGAAGCGATCCAGCGCCGCGTCGTCACCGGCGTCGCCGTGCGCTTCTGA
- a CDS encoding PAS domain-containing protein, with protein MSESVRLRRLATFLLLAATAGLAVVGARGFQQKLETFQPLGFEALAAADHWEVRAVDPMLDSALVPGDRIVLVNGAEVSQVPRLAKVLRDSPTSQLVVLRQERLETVDYRRPPLDLDAPYLILALIGCAYAAIGLFVIWRSGNAAGGPLFYLWCLVSAVLYVFSPVFPPDTLGRWIYFFDEAARLLLPPLTLHLFLSIPRPVAPVAPTTSTRSRWLPFLYLPAAVLTLYQADLAWANGTWLVGPPSAHLVALLDRIELAHLLLFAALSVVVLARRLASLGDWEQQRQLLWLLVGMAAGYLPFFLFHGLPAILGLELPESLSALAVLPLACVPFAFAWAVMRYRLWDLGVMVRNGLSYTLTLLFGLTTFSLIDLAVRRAMPAELGFTRDLLTFIGGILAVGLVVPTHRGIHGALERLQYGRAFGRRRGLARVAQDLLQERDLDRLCQALLSEAEQALDLERTNLLLLQGPALVPVRPHPGLPRAIALATLRDGLWEGDFETLQPIGLPGESATVEQQLYVAGYRYVFPLLVRGHQIGLALTSLRRDRLPLSTEDVEIVRTLLDQAALAIENAQLLDQVHRQLARVTSLQRHNEEILESSPAGIVVLDTEGRVTSANLAFAAIAGRTRGELLGAKILEIFPLDALPEPGSGIRQLSFEDASGGLRHLQLTAAPLPDLAEAAAGPRADRVLVVQDVSERVAMERAMREQDRLASLGVLAAGVAHEVNTPLTGISSYAQMLLADTDASDPRRELLQKVERQTFRASRIVNGLLEFARKRDHESGPVALSALLQETADLLRERLQARGVVIEWQLPEAAPVVSGSEGELQQVFTNLLLNALDAAPEQGGRIVIAIDAEPARPGATPGVQVRIEDNGSGIEAQHLAKVFEPFYTTKTGKGGTGLGLAISRSIIEQHGGRIRVESSGKDLGCRFVVELPGPGKAFAAPSPSDTAREPA; from the coding sequence ATGTCTGAATCCGTGCGCCTCCGGCGCCTTGCCACCTTCCTCCTGCTCGCGGCCACCGCCGGCCTGGCGGTCGTCGGCGCGCGCGGTTTCCAGCAGAAGCTCGAGACCTTCCAGCCGCTCGGTTTCGAGGCCTTGGCCGCAGCTGACCATTGGGAGGTGCGCGCGGTCGACCCGATGCTCGACTCGGCGCTCGTGCCGGGAGATCGCATCGTGCTGGTCAACGGTGCCGAGGTCAGCCAGGTTCCGCGGCTGGCGAAGGTCCTGCGGGATTCCCCCACCTCCCAGCTCGTGGTCCTGCGCCAGGAGCGCCTGGAGACGGTCGACTACCGGCGCCCGCCGCTCGATCTCGACGCGCCCTACCTGATCCTCGCGCTCATCGGCTGCGCCTACGCGGCGATCGGGCTGTTCGTCATCTGGCGCTCGGGAAATGCCGCCGGCGGCCCGCTGTTCTATCTCTGGTGTCTGGTCTCCGCGGTGCTGTACGTCTTCTCGCCGGTCTTCCCGCCCGACACGCTCGGCCGCTGGATCTACTTCTTCGACGAAGCGGCGCGCCTCCTGCTGCCGCCGTTGACGCTCCACCTCTTCCTGTCGATTCCGCGTCCGGTGGCTCCGGTGGCTCCGACAACCTCGACGCGCTCGCGCTGGCTGCCGTTCCTCTATCTGCCCGCGGCGGTGCTGACCCTTTACCAGGCCGACCTCGCCTGGGCCAACGGCACCTGGCTCGTCGGCCCGCCGAGCGCGCACCTCGTCGCCCTGCTCGATCGCATCGAGCTCGCGCACCTCCTGCTGTTCGCCGCCCTCTCGGTGGTCGTACTGGCGCGCCGGCTCGCGTCGCTCGGCGATTGGGAGCAGCAGCGTCAGCTCCTCTGGCTGCTGGTCGGGATGGCGGCGGGCTACCTGCCGTTCTTCCTCTTCCACGGCCTGCCCGCGATCCTCGGCCTCGAGCTCCCGGAGTCGCTCTCGGCTCTCGCGGTGCTGCCGCTCGCCTGCGTGCCGTTCGCTTTCGCCTGGGCGGTGATGCGCTATCGCCTCTGGGACCTGGGTGTCATGGTCCGCAACGGGCTCTCCTACACCCTGACGCTCCTCTTCGGGCTCACCACCTTCTCGCTGATCGATCTCGCCGTGCGGCGCGCAATGCCGGCCGAGCTCGGCTTCACCCGCGACCTGCTCACTTTCATCGGCGGGATTCTCGCAGTGGGACTCGTCGTCCCCACCCATCGCGGCATCCACGGCGCGCTCGAGCGGCTGCAGTACGGCCGCGCCTTCGGCCGTCGCCGGGGCCTCGCGCGGGTGGCGCAGGATCTCCTCCAGGAGCGCGACCTCGACCGGCTCTGCCAGGCACTGCTCTCCGAGGCCGAGCAGGCGCTCGACCTCGAGCGCACGAATCTCCTCCTCCTCCAGGGACCGGCGCTGGTGCCGGTGCGACCCCACCCCGGATTGCCACGCGCCATCGCTTTAGCAACGCTGCGCGACGGCCTCTGGGAGGGCGATTTCGAGACGCTTCAGCCGATCGGCCTGCCCGGCGAGTCGGCGACCGTCGAGCAGCAGCTCTACGTCGCCGGCTACCGCTACGTTTTCCCGCTGCTCGTCCGCGGCCATCAGATCGGCCTGGCTCTCACCTCGCTGCGCCGCGACCGGCTGCCGCTCTCCACCGAGGATGTCGAGATCGTCCGCACCCTGCTCGACCAGGCGGCGCTCGCCATCGAGAACGCCCAGCTCCTCGACCAGGTGCACCGGCAGCTCGCGCGGGTGACCTCGCTGCAGCGCCACAACGAGGAGATCCTCGAGTCGTCGCCGGCGGGCATCGTGGTGCTCGACACCGAGGGCCGGGTGACCTCCGCCAACCTCGCTTTCGCGGCGATCGCCGGGCGCACACGCGGCGAGCTCCTGGGCGCGAAAATCCTGGAGATCTTCCCGCTCGACGCTCTGCCGGAGCCCGGATCGGGCATCCGCCAGCTTTCGTTCGAGGACGCGAGCGGCGGCCTGCGTCATCTGCAACTGACCGCCGCTCCACTCCCCGACCTCGCAGAGGCCGCTGCGGGTCCGCGCGCCGATCGTGTGCTGGTCGTCCAGGACGTCTCCGAACGGGTGGCGATGGAACGCGCGATGCGCGAGCAGGATCGCCTCGCCTCCCTGGGAGTCCTCGCCGCCGGCGTGGCGCACGAAGTGAACACGCCGCTCACCGGCATCTCGAGCTATGCCCAGATGCTGCTCGCGGATACCGACGCCTCCGATCCGCGACGGGAGCTCCTGCAGAAGGTCGAACGCCAGACCTTCCGCGCCTCGCGTATCGTCAACGGCCTGCTCGAGTTCGCGCGCAAGCGCGACCACGAGAGCGGCCCGGTGGCGCTCTCGGCGCTCCTGCAGGAGACCGCCGATCTGCTGCGCGAACGCCTCCAGGCGCGCGGGGTCGTCATCGAGTGGCAGTTGCCCGAGGCGGCGCCGGTGGTCTCGGGCTCGGAGGGCGAGCTGCAGCAGGTGTTCACCAACCTGTTGCTCAACGCCCTCGACGCCGCCCCCGAACAGGGCGGCAGGATCGTCATCGCGATCGACGCCGAGCCGGCACGCCCCGGTGCAACCCCTGGCGTCCAGGTGCGTATCGAAGACAACGGCTCGGGGATCGAAGCGCAGCACCTGGCCAAGGTCTTCGAACCGTTCTACACCACGAAGACGGGCAAGGGGGGCACGGGATTGGGTCTCGCCATCAGCCGGAGCATCATCGAACAGCACGGCGGGCGCATCCGGGTCGAGAGCTCCGGGAAGGACCTGGGCTGCCGCTTCGTGGTGGAGCTTCCCGGCCCCGGCAAGGCCTTTGCGGCGCCGTCCCCGTCCGACACCGCGCGAGAGCCGGCATGA
- a CDS encoding sigma-54-dependent Fis family transcriptional regulator: protein MNNILVVDDEEVLQDVLGTLLKREGFRPIAARTGEEALMIAEREPIDLVLLDLMLPGMSGMEVLKQIRSRDPEQVVIVVTAYSSIESAIEAMRIGAFHYIPKPFKNEEVLLTIRKGLEQRRLTSENRSLKQELEKRYGLDNIIGKSAPMQQVFDLIRLAAPSKSNMLILGESGTGKELVAKALHHHSRRTQGPFVTVNSGSMPHDLLESTLFGHVKGAFTGAIAAKKGLFEAANNGSIFFDEIGNIPMETQAKLLRVIQEKEFMRLGGIDTIRVDVRLIAATNADIEALVRRGEFREDLFYRLNVITLQLPPLRDRTEDIPLLARHFLRVYADENGKAMNSISPAAFELLMDYRWPGNVRELENAIERAVVLSTGEVLEVELLPPSVRSGAGGLGAGAQPAAATLQNGSFWDAVSSYERQLVIQALQSAGGVQKKAAELLQIKPTTLHEMMKRLGVNAEVAAS, encoded by the coding sequence ATGAACAACATCCTCGTCGTCGACGACGAAGAGGTCCTCCAGGATGTCCTGGGCACCCTGCTCAAGCGCGAGGGTTTCCGTCCGATCGCGGCGCGCACCGGCGAAGAGGCGCTGATGATCGCCGAGCGCGAGCCGATCGACCTCGTGCTGCTCGACCTGATGCTGCCGGGCATGTCGGGCATGGAGGTCTTGAAGCAGATCCGCAGCCGGGATCCCGAACAGGTCGTGATCGTGGTCACGGCCTACTCATCGATCGAGAGCGCCATCGAGGCGATGCGCATCGGTGCCTTCCATTACATTCCGAAGCCGTTCAAGAACGAAGAGGTGCTGCTCACCATCCGCAAGGGCCTCGAGCAGCGGCGCCTGACCAGCGAGAACCGCTCCCTCAAACAGGAGCTCGAGAAGCGCTACGGCCTGGACAACATCATCGGCAAGAGCGCGCCGATGCAGCAGGTCTTCGACCTGATCCGCCTCGCCGCGCCGTCGAAGAGCAACATGCTCATCCTCGGCGAGAGCGGCACCGGCAAGGAGCTCGTCGCCAAGGCCCTGCACCACCACAGCCGGCGCACCCAGGGTCCGTTCGTGACCGTGAACTCGGGCTCGATGCCGCACGACCTGCTCGAGAGCACCCTCTTCGGCCACGTCAAAGGGGCCTTCACCGGCGCCATCGCGGCGAAGAAGGGTCTCTTCGAGGCCGCCAACAACGGCTCCATCTTCTTCGACGAGATCGGCAACATCCCGATGGAGACGCAGGCGAAGCTCCTGCGGGTCATTCAGGAGAAGGAGTTCATGCGGCTGGGTGGCATCGACACGATTCGCGTCGACGTCCGCCTGATCGCCGCCACCAACGCCGACATCGAGGCGCTGGTCCGGCGCGGCGAGTTCCGCGAGGATCTCTTCTACCGGCTGAACGTGATCACCTTGCAGCTGCCGCCGCTGCGCGACCGGACCGAGGACATTCCGCTCCTGGCGCGGCATTTCCTGCGCGTCTACGCGGACGAGAACGGCAAGGCGATGAACAGCATCTCGCCGGCCGCTTTCGAGTTGCTCATGGACTACCGCTGGCCGGGAAACGTGCGCGAGCTCGAGAATGCCATCGAGCGCGCCGTCGTGCTCTCGACCGGCGAGGTCCTCGAGGTCGAGCTCCTGCCGCCTTCGGTACGCTCGGGCGCCGGCGGACTCGGTGCGGGCGCCCAGCCGGCGGCGGCGACTCTGCAGAACGGCTCGTTCTGGGACGCCGTCTCGTCCTACGAACGTCAGCTGGTCATTCAGGCGCTGCAGTCCGCCGGCGGCGTGCAGAAGAAGGCGGCGGAGCTCCTGCAGATCAAGCCGACGACGCTGCACGAGATGATGAAGCGCCTCGGTGTGAACGCCGAAGTCGCCGCCTCCTGA